The following proteins are co-located in the Trichormus variabilis 0441 genome:
- a CDS encoding serine/threonine-protein kinase: MTKLYCSKGHENYPGTRFCLKCGEKLVDNFFTQGIQPGLTLSDRYLIVRQVGQGGFGRTYLAEDINRFRELCILKEFSPQVQTAYVLQKAEELFQREAKVLHQLQHPQIPRFREIFRVNLAGKEYLFLVQDYVEGETYSGLLNQRIQQGLRFTEAEIRQLLQQILPVLDYIHSLGVIHRDISPDNLILRSVDKLPVLIDFGGVKQVVAVVASQYYQPGVVASPPAATLLGKVGFAPPEQMQTGNVSPHSDLYALAVTAVVLLTGKQPQELLDTYNLSWNWRREISLSPIFGQVLDKMLAARPGDRYQSAQQILHALNPAPVNYPPTQPPIPTPLPTPPPVSTPDTIAVAPSLPTPDISPAPQRKNWLIPTAAFLLVGTVGLVWLGMSNSDRNSISVDPTPTPTETQPTNPLDKYSPAERQRKQTLNDRRQQLGIDFNFYINVVNQIFWDRNPSERGRTLSDGAEDENLRTEWDAVAAELLDKLKPLSNRARRQLGTYTAAERDRWKVEVNQINVGSRSLYDLGDAAFFRAFPEQKGKNFIEQPIGQVWQAFVSDKLSAIVAGTVFQKIVFDPGATSKTVSGTLQPAGGRVFIADLAQNQSLELQLQANSKVLLSVYSPSGKTIFLEDSEKRSLSTELPESGFYEFVVVSTASTSADYQLTLTVENPTPPPEPTPTPSETTTPTPTPSETPTETPTPTPTTAP; this comes from the coding sequence ATGACTAAATTATATTGTTCAAAAGGACACGAGAATTACCCAGGGACTCGGTTCTGTCTTAAGTGTGGGGAGAAGTTGGTGGATAATTTTTTTACACAGGGAATTCAACCTGGGTTAACTTTAAGTGATCGCTATCTGATTGTACGTCAAGTTGGTCAGGGGGGATTTGGGCGCACTTATTTAGCTGAAGATATTAACCGTTTTCGTGAACTTTGTATTTTAAAAGAATTTTCACCCCAAGTTCAAACAGCCTACGTCTTACAAAAAGCTGAGGAGTTGTTTCAACGGGAAGCCAAGGTTCTCCATCAGCTACAACATCCCCAAATACCCCGCTTTCGAGAAATATTTCGTGTCAATCTAGCCGGTAAAGAATATCTATTTTTAGTTCAAGATTATGTAGAAGGGGAAACTTATAGTGGGTTATTAAATCAACGCATACAGCAAGGGTTACGGTTTACAGAAGCAGAAATCCGTCAACTGTTGCAGCAAATTCTCCCAGTTTTGGACTATATCCATTCTCTGGGTGTGATTCATCGTGATATATCCCCAGATAATCTCATTCTTCGCAGTGTTGACAAGCTACCAGTATTGATTGATTTTGGTGGTGTCAAACAAGTAGTAGCCGTTGTTGCATCTCAATATTATCAACCAGGTGTAGTTGCATCTCCTCCAGCCGCTACCCTACTAGGTAAAGTGGGATTTGCACCACCAGAACAGATGCAAACTGGAAATGTCTCTCCCCACAGTGATTTATATGCTTTGGCGGTCACGGCAGTAGTTTTACTGACTGGAAAACAACCACAGGAATTACTTGATACATATAACTTATCTTGGAATTGGCGACGAGAAATTAGCCTTAGTCCAATTTTTGGGCAAGTATTAGATAAAATGCTGGCGGCTAGACCAGGCGATCGCTATCAGTCTGCCCAGCAAATATTACACGCGCTTAACCCAGCACCAGTCAATTATCCCCCCACTCAACCCCCCATACCAACACCCCTTCCCACACCACCACCTGTTTCTACACCCGATACAATTGCCGTAGCCCCATCCCTTCCCACTCCTGACATTTCCCCCGCACCCCAAAGGAAAAACTGGTTGATACCAACCGCCGCATTCTTATTAGTCGGTACTGTTGGCTTAGTTTGGTTAGGAATGAGTAACAGCGATCGCAACTCTATCTCAGTTGACCCCACTCCCACCCCCACAGAGACACAACCCACCAACCCCCTAGATAAATACTCCCCCGCAGAACGGCAACGCAAACAAACATTGAACGATCGCCGTCAACAGTTGGGTATAGATTTTAACTTTTACATTAATGTAGTCAATCAAATTTTCTGGGACAGAAACCCTAGTGAACGGGGACGCACCCTCAGCGATGGGGCAGAAGATGAAAACTTACGGACCGAATGGGATGCAGTCGCCGCCGAATTGTTAGATAAACTCAAACCCCTGAGTAATCGGGCTAGACGACAACTAGGTACTTATACTGCCGCAGAACGCGATCGCTGGAAAGTAGAAGTCAATCAAATCAACGTTGGTAGCCGTTCTTTATATGATTTAGGTGATGCAGCCTTCTTCAGAGCATTTCCTGAACAGAAGGGTAAAAACTTTATCGAACAACCAATTGGACAAGTTTGGCAAGCCTTTGTCAGTGATAAACTGAGTGCGATCGTTGCTGGTACTGTCTTTCAAAAGATTGTCTTTGATCCAGGCGCTACAAGTAAAACAGTCAGTGGCACTCTCCAGCCTGCTGGCGGTAGAGTTTTTATTGCTGACTTAGCTCAAAACCAATCTCTAGAATTGCAGCTACAAGCCAACTCCAAAGTTTTATTATCGGTATATTCCCCCTCAGGAAAAACCATATTTTTAGAAGATTCTGAAAAACGCAGCTTATCAACTGAACTCCCAGAATCGGGATTTTATGAGTTCGTTGTCGTGTCTACTGCATCCACATCCGCAGATTATCAACTCACCCTCACAGTAGAAAATCCCACCCCGCCACCAGAACCGACACCAACCCCCAGCGAAACGACCACGCCTACACCAACTCCCAGTGAAACGCCCACAGAAACGCCCACACCTACACCAACTACAGCACCGTAA
- a CDS encoding DUF4336 domain-containing protein produces the protein MNPQVHSHNNNPQDWSWPFWPALPLYPYGRKRTLCREVVKDTIWTFDQVQGILYTVVPIRMTVIKLNAGGLLIYAPVAPTKECVRLVNELVAQHGEVKYIILPTSSGLEHKIFVGPFARKFPQAQVFVAPHQWSFPFNLPLSWLGFPQNRTQVLPEDSSQTPFADEFDYAVLDINLGRGSFVEVAFFHRRSHTLLVTDAVLSVPAEPPAILELEPYPLLFHARDNAGQVIEDNPANRRQGWQRIALFAIYFRPSALGLTELGQMWRDALKAPDHSAKAYFGFFPFRWQENWQQSFAALSANGRPFVAPILQVLILPQAPKKVLNWADTVAQWNFQQIISCHFDSPFIASPEQFRQAFTFLENNSVDSDNQALLVEDLRFIKELEANLLKRGIATPPREKV, from the coding sequence ATGAATCCACAAGTACACTCCCACAACAATAATCCCCAAGATTGGTCATGGCCGTTCTGGCCTGCTTTACCGCTTTATCCCTACGGTAGAAAGCGCACACTTTGCCGGGAAGTAGTTAAAGATACCATTTGGACATTTGACCAAGTTCAAGGCATTCTCTACACCGTAGTGCCGATTAGGATGACTGTAATCAAGCTAAATGCAGGTGGCTTGCTAATTTATGCGCCAGTCGCCCCAACGAAGGAATGTGTCCGATTAGTTAATGAGTTAGTTGCCCAGCATGGTGAAGTTAAGTACATAATTCTACCTACCAGTTCTGGTCTGGAACATAAAATATTTGTCGGCCCCTTTGCGCGTAAGTTTCCCCAAGCACAGGTATTTGTTGCCCCCCATCAGTGGAGTTTCCCATTTAATTTACCACTGAGTTGGCTGGGTTTTCCCCAAAACCGGACTCAAGTACTACCAGAAGACTCTAGTCAAACGCCTTTTGCGGATGAGTTTGATTATGCAGTACTGGATATTAATCTGGGACGAGGTTCTTTTGTGGAGGTGGCATTTTTCCATAGGCGATCGCATACTCTACTTGTTACCGATGCTGTTCTGTCTGTGCCAGCAGAACCACCCGCTATCTTGGAATTAGAACCTTACCCCTTGCTATTTCACGCCAGGGATAACGCAGGGCAAGTCATTGAAGATAACCCAGCTAACCGTCGCCAAGGATGGCAGCGTATTGCCCTATTTGCTATTTACTTTCGCCCTAGCGCCCTGGGATTAACTGAATTGGGGCAGATGTGGCGCGATGCACTCAAAGCACCAGATCATTCCGCCAAAGCATACTTCGGTTTTTTCCCCTTTCGCTGGCAAGAAAATTGGCAACAGTCCTTTGCTGCCTTATCCGCCAATGGACGACCTTTTGTCGCCCCGATTTTACAAGTGCTGATTCTGCCCCAAGCCCCAAAGAAAGTTCTTAACTGGGCTGATACAGTAGCACAGTGGAATTTTCAACAGATTATTTCCTGTCACTTTGACTCACCATTTATCGCCAGTCCTGAACAATTTCGCCAAGCCTTCACTTTCCTAGAAAATAACTCTGTTGATAGCGACAATCAGGCTTTGTTGGTAGAAGATTTGCGATTCATCAAAGAACTGGAAGCAAATTTATTGAAACGAGGCATTGCTACACCACCGAGAGAGAAAGTTTAA